The window CGATCATCGCCGTGGTCGAGCAGGCTTCGACGTAGTCGAGCACCCGCACCTCGCCGCCCTGCGCGCGCACGAAGTCGGCGCCGGCAATCTGCTCCGGCCGGTAATCACCGCCCTTCACCAGCAGATCGGGCTTCAGCAACCGGATCAGCCGCTCCGGCGTCTCCTCGCTGAAGGCGACCACCCAGTCGACCGCGGCCAGCGCGCCGAGCACCGCCATCCGCTGTGACAGCGGGTTGATCGGCCGGCCTGTGCCCTTGAGTCGACGCACCGACTCATCGCTGTTGACCGCCACGATCAGACGATCCCCCAGCGCACGGGCCGCAGCGAGATAACTGACGTGACCGGTATGGAGCAGATCGAAACAGCCATTGGTGAAGACCACCCGCTCGCCACGCGCCTGCGCGGCTTCCACCATGGCCTGCAGGGCCGATTCGCTCATCACCCCGCGCGGTGGCGTCTCGGCCGCCGCGTCGGCCCGCAGCAGTTCATCGGCGCTGACGGTGGCGGTACCGAGTTTGCCGACCACCAGGCCGGCGGCACGGTTGGCCAGCACCATGGCCCGTTCGAGCGATTCGCCGCCGCCGAGCGCTGCCGCCAGCACCGCGATCACGGTGTCGCCGGCACCCGTGACATCGTAGACCTCCCGCGCCTGCGCCCTCAGGTTGATCGGATCGCCCTCCCGCGGTACCAGCAGCATTCCCTGCCCGCCACGGGTCACCAGCAGTGCGGTCAGATCGAGCCGCGCCGTCATCGCTCGCGCCTTGCCGATCAGCTCGGCTTCATCGGCGCAGCGCCCGGCCACCTGCTCGAACTCGGCCTGGTTGGGCGTCAGCAGGGTCGCACCACGGTAGCGGTCGAACTCACTCCCCTTGGGGTCGACCAGCACCGGCATCGCCACCGCCCGTGCCGCCTGGATCAGCGGTTGCGGATCGGCCAGCGTCCCCTTGGCATAGTCGGAGAGCAGCAGCACCTGACTGTGTTTGAGCGCCTCGTGCAGTGCCTGCGAAGAGAGCGCTGGCATCGGGTCGAAGCGCTCCTCGAAGTCGAGCCGCAGCAGCTGCTGGTTACGGCTGATCACTCGCAGCTTGGTGATGGTGGGGTGGGCAGCCGAATGCTGAAAGTGACAGCGCACGCCGGCATCGACCAGGATCTGCGTCAACCGCTCACCCATCTCATCGACGCCGACGACGCCGGCCAGCTCGACCGACACACCCAGCGCGGCGAGGTTGCGGGCGACATTGCCGGCACCGCCGGCGCGCTCCTCGATCCGGGTCACCCGCACCACCGGCACCGGCGCCTCGGGGGACACCCGCTGGGTGTCGCCATGCCAGTAGCGGTCGAGCATCAGATCACCCACCACCAGGGCGCGCACATGCTCGAACGGGGGCAGGGAGGCTCTCATGGAGTGGTCGGTCTCACGCAACATCGGTTGGAACGTCCTGGCATAGGCCCAAATGAGCCGCTGCCGTATTATAGGCGCTTTGGTTTTCGGGAATGGTTATGGAACAGGTTGAATTGCCGATCGACATCGACCAGGTCAAGGGCTTTCTGCACCCTGACGAAGGCGCAGCGCTCTACCGGCAGGCGTTGATCGCCAGCCGCCTTGGACCTTGCCTGGAGATCGGCAGCTACTGCGGAAAATCGACCCTCTACCTCGCCGCCGCCTGTCGTCAGACCGACGCGCTGCTCTATGCGATCGATCATCACGGCGGTTCGGAGGAGCATCAACTCGGCGAGGAGTACCACGATCCGGAGCTCTACGACCGCGAAGAGGCGGTGATGGACAGCTTCCGCACCTTTCGCCGCAACCTGCGCCGTGCCGGTCTCGACGCACAGGTGGTACCGATCGTCGCCCCCTCGGCACTGGCAGCTCGCCACTGGAACACGCCGCTCGGCATGGTCTTCATCGATGGTGGCCACAGCCTGGAAGCAGCGCTGACCGATTACCGCTGCTGGGCCGGCCACCTCGTGCCGGGCGGCATTCTCGCCATCCATGACATCTTTCCCGACCCGCGCGATGGCGGTCAGGCCCCCCATCAGATCTATCAGCTTGCGAGCGCCTCGGGGCTATTCGAACAGCTCCCGATGGCCCGCACTCTGGGGCTGCTGCGCCGCCTCTAGCAGATTGACCTCGGTGAAGAGCCGCGCGGCCGGGGTCGCCTCGGCCAGCGCATCGGCGGCCAGCAGCACCGCTCCGGCAGTCCAGGTGGGCTGTTCATCGGGCCAGAGCAGGTCGAGGCTGAACTGGTAGCCAGTCCAGTAGACGCCATTCTCGCAGCGGAACTGGTGCAGCCAGCTGAAGAGTTCGTTGGCCTTGTGCCGCTCGCCCGCCGCCAGCAGCGCCAGCGTCAGCTCGCAGGACTCCGCCACCGTCACCCAGGGTTCGTCGCTGACGCAGCGGCAACCGAGCTCATGTTCGACAAAGCTGCTCCAGCGCGTCTGCAACCGTTGCCGGGCAGCCGCACCGCGCTCCACGCCCCCCAGAATCGGATAGAACCAGTCCATCGAGTAGCGTGTCTTGCTCTGATCGAACCGCTCGGGGTGGTTGCGCAGCGCATCGCCCAGCCGTTCGCGCGCCAGTGACCACTGTGGCCTGGCATGGCCCAGCACCGTGGCGATGTTGAGGGCACACTCCAGGCTCTTGTGCACCGAACTGCAACCGGTGACCAGCGCCTGCGCACGGGGCACTCCTTCGGCATCAATCGCCCAGGGGATGGTGCCACGCCGGCACTGCAGGGCCACCACATGGTCGATGGCCCGCTCGACGGTGCGCCACATGCGGCGCAGAAAGCTCTCGTCGGTGGTGATCAGGTAGTGGTGCCAGACGCCGGTGGCCACATAGGCGGTGAAGTTGCTCTCCTTGCGCGCCTCGGCATCCAGCACCGGCTGGCCCTGCTCATAGCGTGCCCACCAACTGCCATCCTCCAGCTGCCACTGCCGCAGCCAGTCATAGGCCTGCTCCGCCTCCTCCAGATGGCCGGCAATGCTCAGCCCCATGGCGGCTTCGGTGTGATCCCAGGGGTCGAAATGGCCGCCGTGAAACCAGGGAATGGCGCCGTCGCTGCGTTGCACGTCGAGAATGTAATCGATTGACGGACGAAAATAGTCGAGCGGCAGAGCGCCTTTGGAGAGGTATAACTGGGTCACGATCTCATCCCTTCGTGAAGTACATGACGACGCTTTTTCCAATCAACGGGTTGAGCAGGCGCTCGGCGGTTTGGGTCAGCCAAGGCTTTTTCAGCAAATCCCACACCAACAGCTTGTGATACCACTTCACCAGCCAGGAGTGGTCACGTCTTGACCAGAGCAGGCATTGCAGCCACCAGTAGGGGCTGTGCAGCGCATGGGCATGGTGGCGGTCGTAGCAGCTGAATCCAAGCCGTTCGATGTCGGACTGGAGCGCTCCGGCATCAAAGATTCGCACATGCCCACCCTCGACCTCGTGGTAGGCATCGCTCAGCAGCCAGCAGATCTTCTCCGGCCAGAAACGCGGCACACTGGCGACAAAGGTGCCGCCCGGCCGCAGGACTCTGACGATCTCCGCCAGCGCGCCCCGATAGTCGGGAATGTGCTCCAGCACCTCGGAGCATACTACGGTATCGAAACTGCCATCGGCAAAAGGCAGCCGCAGCGCAGTGCCCTGCAGCAGCGCAAGGCGCTTGTTCGGGTTGTCCGGTTCGGCAAAGTCACGGAAACGGCTCTGGCTGGTCTGAAGATCGTTCCAGCCGAGGTCGACCCCCACCGCCAACACCTCGGCTGCCATGTAGAAGGAGATGACATGCCGCCCTTCGCCACAGCCGAGGTCGAGCACCCGGTCACCCGGTCGCAGCGCGAAACGGTCGAGGTCAACGGTCAGCATGGGTCAGCAGCGTCTGGTAGTAGTCGGTCATCTGCCGGGCAGTCACCTGCCAGCTGAACTGCTGCTCGATGCGCCGGCGGGCCGCCTCCCCCAACTCTTCGCGCCGTGCCGGATCCTCCAGCAATTCGGCAATGGCACTGGCGAGTGCGACGGCATCGCCCGGCGGCACCAGCACACCGGCATCTCCCACCACTTCGGGCAGCGCGCCGCCGGTGGTCGAGATCACCGGCACGCCGCAGGCCATCGCCTCACCGGCCGGCAGCCCAAAGCCTTCATACAGCGATGGCACCACCGCCAGCGTGGAGCGTGCATAGAGCTGCGCCACCTCTGCGGTCGAGAGCCCGCGCACGAAACGCACCCGGTCGGTCAGCCGCAGCCGCTCGATCAGCCGCTCGGTGTGACCGCCCGGCTTGGGTTGCCCCAGCACCACCAGCCGCAGGGCGGGGTAGTCCGGCACCAGCCTGGCAACCGCCTCCAGCAGGTGGTCGAGCCCCTTCAGCGGGGCATCGGCGCTGGCCGTCGCCATGATCTGGAAGCGTTCGCGCGGCAGTTCCGGATAGGGACGGAACTCATCGGTGTCGATGCCGTTGTAGACCAGATTGATCGACTCGATCGGCAAGTCGAAGGCAGTGGCAATGTCACGGCGGGAGCACTCCGAAACCGTCACCAGATGGTTCAGCTCCCGTGCCACCGCCTTCTGCATGGTCAAAAAGGAGTGCCAGCGCCGGATCAGCAGCCGATGCCAGCCGTTGCGGGCGCTGTCGAGGGCAATCTCCAGATCGCGGGTGATCGGGTGGTGGATGGTGGCGACGGTGGGAATGCCCCACTGCTGCAACTGCAACAATCCATGGCAGAGGCTCTGGTTGTCATGCACCAGATCATACTGCTGGCGGCGATCGCGAAAGTGGTGAACCAGGCGACGACCAAAGGTCTCCGGCTCGACGAAACCGCCGGTCAGCTTGCCCCAATATTCGAAACGGTTGATCGGATCGCGCAGCGCGCGCAGGCTGGCATGGGGAAAGAAGGAGGTCTGTGCAAAGAGGTCGAGACTGGGCAATTTGATCAGTCTGACCCGCGGATCGAGTTGCGGATAAGGGGGGCCGGAGATCACATCGACACTGTGACCGGCCTCGACCAGCGCCTTGCTGAGAAAGCGCAGATAGACCCCCTGCCCTCCGCAATAGGGGTGGCTGCGGTAGCCCAGCAGCGCGATGCGCAGCGGACGCTCGATGGCCATTGCATCGAGCGGTGGCCGTTGTTCAATCACTGCCGAAGCCAGCGCCATCAGGTATCCATACATCAATCAGGTCGAACTGCCACCCGGCATGGTCATCCCTCGCCGCATCAGGGCTGGTATGAAAAAACGTGCCAGAACCGGGCACTTGATCCGGTGAATTCTACTTGACTGATCAACAATCAGGCAAGAAACAAGCAGTTACGGCTTGGCAGCAGACCTTGATTTGACCTAGGATAGCGACCGTCGCCGCTGTGCGGTACTCCCTCCATTCCACTGAAAACGAGCCACCATGCAGACCCTGCGCAACCTACCGCTTCTGTTCCTTTCGCTCTGTGTCGTCCTGCTGCTGTCGCTGCAGGGTTGTACCGGCAACCGCTATGACCGCAGCACCGGAGAGCGGCTCGATGATGCGGTCATCACCACCCGGGTGAAGTCGAACATCATCGCCAACCCGCACCTGAAATTCTTCGACATCACCGTCGACACCTTCAGGGGCGTGGTGCAGTTGGGCGGCTTTGTCGACAACGAGAAGATGATTCGGTTGGCCGAGAAGGTGACCGCCGAGACTCCGGGCGTGGTCAAGGTGAACAACCGGATCGCCGTCAAGCCTGCCAACGGCCACTGAACCGGCACAGCGGTCAAGACCTCTCCGAAACAGCACCACACAGGGCCCGCCTCATGGATCTGGGCATTCGCAACCGGGTGGCGCTGGTCACCGGCAGCCACCGCGGCACTGGCCAGGTGATTGCGCAGCGGCTGGCCACCGAGGGGGTCAGGGTCCTGAGCCACGGTCCCACGGCCGACAGCGAACCCGCCGCGGGCTGCCTCGGCCATCTGTGGGGCGATCTGACCACCGACGAAGGTGCCGCTCAGGTGGTGACACAGGCCAGGGCGCTGTGCGGTGGAGTCGACATCCTGATCAACAACCTCGGCGCCGCCGAAGCGGGCCAGTGGGGCGAGTTGACCACCGCCGACTGGTTGGCGAGCTATCAGCTCAATGTGCTGTCGGCCAGCCGCATGATCGATGCCTGGCTGCCGGGCATGAAGCAGCAAGGCTGGGGCCGGATCCTGCAACTGGGCACCCTCGGCACCGACCGGCCTGGTGGCAGCATGCCGCACTACTACGCTGCCAAGGGGGCGCTGCTGACCCTCACGCTTGGTCTGGCCCAGAGCCTGCCGGCCAGCGGCATCACCGTCAACATCCTCTCGCCCGGACTGATTCTGACGCCGGAGGTCGAGGCCAGCTTCCGCCGCCGGGCCCAACGTCAGGGCTGGGACGGTGACTGGTCGCAGATCGAGGCGCGCAGCGTGCAGGAACGCCATCCCAACCTGATCGGCCGCATCGCCCGTCGTGACGAAGTGGCCGATCTGGCACTGTTCCTGGTCAGTGAGCGCGCCAGCTTCATCACCGGGCAGAACATCCGCATCGATGGCGGTGCGCTGCTTTGCAGTGCCGGCGCCACTCAGGGGCAGGTCTGACCTTCAGCTGTCGCCGCCAGCTCCGCAAGCGTCATGCGTCCCACTGCCCCCTGCTCGGCCTGCATCAGCCGCTGATGGAGCTGCTCGACAGCCGCCGGCAACGGTACGGTCGGCGTTGCTGACGGCTCACCCCCCTCGTCCAGAAGACGCAGCAGTGCCGCCAGCTCGATCTGCGCCGGTTCACACGCCAGCCGGCAGGCTTCGGGCGCGGTGGCCTGGCGTGTCAGCAGACCCGCGACCCCCAGCAGGTCGACCACCGCGCTGACACTCCAGATCGGTGTCTGCAACCGCTCGCTCAGTGACGCCAGCGTCACGCCCTCCTTCCGCTGCGCGCTGCACGCCAGCTGATGCATGATCGACAGGCCGAGCAGACGGGTCAGACTGCCGCCGACCCACAGCTCGTTGCGCTCGCTCTTCATCTGCGCCGGATTCTGCAGATAAAAGGCGACAGCGGCTCCAAGCAGCAGGATCAGCCAGCTCCAGAACAGCCACAACAGCAGCAGAATCAGCACCGCGAAGCCCGAATAGATCGCCTCGTAGTGGGCCGATGAGATCAAAAAGCCGGAGAAGATCCGTCCACACAGCTGCCACAGCAGGCTGGCCACCGTCGAACCGGTGAATGCCGCAGAGAGCCGGACCGAGGTGTTGGGCACCAGCAGATAGACAGCGCCGATCATCAGCGCCGCCAACAACACCGGCAGCAGCCAGGAGAGTTGCAGCAGCAGGCTGCTCACCGCCCCCAACGCCAGCAGATGGTGCATCAGGGTGCTGTTCATCACCACGGCGATCGCACCCATCAGCACGACCAGCAGCAGCGGACCCAGCAGCACCAGCAGCAGACAGTGGCCGATGAGCTGCAAAAAGGTGCGATGGCGCCGCACCCGCCAGATCAGATTGAGCGAACGTTCGACCTTGTAGATCAGTGTGACGGCGACATAGACCAGCAGGATCAGACCGATCGAACCGAGCGGCGCGATGTCGATGCGCTCGATGAAGTCGATGACGGTTCTGTTCACCGTCTCGCCCCGCTCACCGAGCGGCTGCAAAAACCCATGCAGCAGCGGCAGCAGTTGATCCGGCAATCCGAACAGCTTGATCACTGCGACGCCCAGCGCCATCAGCGGCACCAGTGACAACAGCGTGGTGTAGACCAGACTGGTGGCGTGCAGAGGAAGTGGACCGTAGAAAATGTCACGCAGCATGACGTAGAGCAGCCGTGTCGGCCACAGCAGTCGGCGCCGCCAGCCCGGCAGAGCGTCATCTTCGGCAAAGAGCCGCTTCTCGATCCGGCGCAACAGCAGAAAATCCATCTCGGTCCGCATCGGCCGGGTCACCTGCACCGGATCAGAATCAGCTCCCGGTCGGTCACCACCGCATCGAGCGGGACATCCCAGGTCGCCATCGGCAGTTGGGGCCGCTCCTGAAAATGGTGGGCAACGCCCACCAGCAACGGGCGCGATGGCCAGGGACGATCCAGCGCAAAGGTCCGGTCATAGTAGCCGCCCCCCATCCCCAACCGCGCTCCACTGCGGTCAAACGCCACCAGCGGCAGCAACACCAGATCGAGCGACCAGGCCGGCGTCAGCACCTGCCGGCGCAGATCGGGCTCCGCAATGGCATAACGGTTCAGAATCAGCCGCTCACCGGGCCGGTGCGGCGCAAACAGCAGACGGTTGTGGGCAAAGGGGTGCAGGATCGGCAGAAAACCCTGCGCACCACGGGCCTGGCCACGCAGCAGTGCACTGCTCGGATCGATCTCGCCATCGCTGGCCAGATAGTGACCGATGCGTCGGCTATGGAGAAAACTCAGCCAGCCGGCCAGATGGCGCGCGACCGAAGCGGCAGCCTGGCGCTGCGCGGAAGCAGAGAGGGCGCGACGCTGGCGACGCAGTTCGCGCCGCAGTGGCCGCAGATCACTCATGCAGGGAGCTCCCCGAGAACGCCGCTGTCGGTAGAGCCCTTGAACCAATAGAGTCCAAGGCGGCGGTCACTGAGGTGAATCAGGCTTTCCGACCAGCGGACATGCACACCATCACCTGCTGGCGACCTCCAGTTTTCAGAGAATCGGCTCGGGGACATACCCGACTGGCCAACGCCCCAGGGAGCTGGCTTGAGTATAGCAGCGTCAGCGCCAAAGCAGCATCTTTCGAGAATCGGAAAACCGGACGGGCATCTTCACACTGCACCGTGCGGCAACTCATTCGCCAGGCAGCAGCTGTGTCAGCGCCACATCGAGCTTGTCATGCAGATGTTGCCGGCCCTGCTCCAGCAGCAGGCGCTGCTGCTCGCTGCGCAGGTAGTCGTGGGCGATGTTCAGCGCCGCCATCACCGCGATGCGCTCCATGCCGATGATCGAACCGCTGCTGCGAATACCGCGCATCTTCTCATCGAGATAGCGGGCGGACTCCGCCAGCGCCGCGCGCTCCTCCACCGGACAGCTCACCTGAAACGATTTGTCCAGGATCTGGATGGTCAGCGTACAGCTTTCGCCCTTTTCAGCCATGACTCACTCCTGATCCAGCGCCTTGAGCCGTTTGATCATCTCGACCACCTGCTGCCGGGCATGGTGCTGCTGTTCGACCAGCCGCGTCCGCTCACCACGCCAGGTCGATTCACTGGCGCGCAGCCGGGCATTCTCCTTGCTCAACTGCTCGCAACGGCCGATCAGCAGGTCGATTTTGCGTTCAAGATCAGCAATGGCCGGGTCAAGGTGGTTCATGAGGCTCTTTCAGGGCGATGCAGAATCGATTCGATCAACTATAGAGCGCCGGGCACCATCGATCAATCGCTGCACGGCGATGGCGTCAACGATGCTGCTTGCCACCGCTTGCATCGTCCGCCGCGCAAAACTAAGCTCGCGCCACCGCTTCGACAGGTGGATGCTTCGATGAGAGAGCGCTTCGCATGGCTGCGCCTGGCAGCCCTTTTCGCCACCCTTGGCAGCAGCCTGCCACTGCTGGCCGATGATGGACTCCCGATCGGCGAGGTCAGTACGGTGTTCAAGTTCCTGACCCCGAATGACAAGATCAAGATCCATGCGTTCGAGGATCCCGCCGTGGAGGGGATCACCTGCTACATCAGCCGGGCGGTGACTGGCGGACTCAAGGGGGCGTTCGGCGTTGCCGAAGACACCTCCGATGCCAGCATCTCCTGCCATCAGACCGGCCCGATCCGCTTTCGAAGCGCGATCGCCGCCGGAAAAAATGGCGAGGAGGTGTTCAACGAGCGCCGTTCGCTGCTGTTCAAGGAGCTGCATGTCACCCGTTTTCATGACGCCCAGAGCAACACGCTGGTCTACATGACCTGGAGCGACCGGCTGATCGAGGGCTCGCCGCGCAATTCGATCTCGGCGGTGCCGCTGGCCGCCTGGAATGGTGTCGCCGCCCAGCCAGCGCGGTTCGATCGCTGACTTCGACCTCAGCGCCGCCGCCATGCCAGCGCAACCACCGAGATCAGATAGGTTGCACTGGCCAGCAGGATGATGGTCGCACCAGCCGGCAGATCAGGTCCGTAGGAGAGCGCCAGCCCGGCAAAGGTGAAGAGCATGCCCAACAGGGTGGCACCCACCATCATCCAGCCGAGCGTGCGCACATAGTGGCCACTGACGGCGGCGGGCAGCGTCAGCAGCGCAATCACCAGAATCAGCCCCACCATCTGGATCAGCACCACCACGGTCACCGCGATCAGCACCAGCAGCAGCGGGTAGTAGAACGCCACCCTGATGCCACGCAACCGGGCGAACTCCTCGTCAAAGACCACCGCAAGAAACTGCTTCTGGAACAGCAGCACCAGCAGCAGCACGATCAGGTCGAGCCAGGCCATTCGCCACAGCTCAGAACTCGGCACCAGCAGAATGTTGCCGAACAGGTAGCTCATCAGATCGACGTTGTAGCCGGGCGTGCGCGCCATCAGCAGGATGCCGACGGCCATCCCTGCTGCCCACAGTGCGCCGATCACGGTGTCCTCATGTTCGCGCCAATGCAGATTGACCCAACTGATCAACAGCGCCGCCAGCACCGCCGCGACCAGTGCGCCATCCATCGGGTCGCCACCGAAGAAGTAGGCAACCCCCATCCCGCCCAGCACCGAATGGGCAATACCGCCGGCCAGGTAACCGATGCGCTTGACCACCACATAGCTGCCAATCACGCCACAGGCCACGCTGGCCAGCAGGCCGGCGAACAGTGCCTGCCGCAGAAAGGGCTGGCTGGCCAGCGCCTGCAGAAAATCGCTCACCGCATCCCCTCGCCCGGCGTGTGGTGGGCATGTTCATGGTGGATCAGGTGCATCGGACGTCCATACATCTGCTCGATGTCACTGCTCTTGAGCTCAGTGGCCGGATGGCAGATCAGCGTGCGGTTGAGGCAGGCGACCCGGTTCACCTGCTGCGAGATGAAGCCGATGTCATGCGAGATCACCACGATGGCCATGCGCTGATTGAGCAGCCCCAGCAGGTCGAACAGCCCCTGTTCGCCCTGCTGGTCGATGTTGGCGGTCGGCTCATCCAGCAGCAGCAGCCTGGGTTCGGTCACCAGCGCACGCGCCACCAGCAGCCGCTGGAGCTGCCCGCCGGAGAGGTTGCCGATCGGACGGTTGGCCAGACCGCTGATGCCCACCTCGTCGAGGGCACGGGCGGTGGCCAGCCGATCGGCCCGGTTGAAACCGAACCAGCGCCGCGTCAGCCCCAGCCGACCCAGCATCACTGCCTGGGTGACGGTGATCGGAAAGTCGCGGTTGAACAGCGGATATTGCGGTACATAGCCGACCCAGCGGCGCGCTTCGCGTGGCGGGCGGCCGAAGAGCCGAATCGTGCCACCGTCGGGCTGCCGCAATCCCAGAATCAGCTTGAACAGGGTGCTCTTGCCACTGCCATTGGGGCCGATCAGCGCCAGAAACTCACGCGGCTCGACCCGCAGGTCGATCTGCTCCAACAACGGAACACCTCCATAGGAGAAGCGGAGCCGGTCGATCTCGAGCGGCAATCGTTCGGTATTCATGGTGTGGGGTCTGCCAGCAGGGCACCCAACTGGCGCAGCGTGGCCGGCACATCCTCGGCCAGGTGGTCCACCTTGACGACACGGGCACCGAGGCTGTCGGCCACCATTTCAGCCACCCGCCGATCGGTCTGCTGCTCGACCAGAATCACGCGCACACCGGCCTGCCGACCCGCTTCGATCACCTGGGCCAGCGAGCGGGCACCGGGAGACTTGCCCTCGCGCTCGATGGCAATCTGGCGCAGTCCATAGGCATCGGCAAAGTAGCCAAAGGCCGGATGGTAGACCATGAAACTGGCGCCACGCCGGGAGGCCAATTGTGCACTCAACTCGGCATCGAGGGCGGTCAGCTCCTGCTCCAGCCGGCCATAACCCTGCTGATAGTGCACAGCCGCGGCCGGATCGGCGGCCATCAGTGCATCGCGCATGTTGGCCGCTTGACGCAGCAACAGTCCGGGCGCCAGCCAGAGATGTGGATCGGCAAGTGCCTCTGACTGCCGTGAATCACCATGATGATGCCCATCCATCTGCAGCCGCTCGATGCCGGCGGCGACATCGACCACCTGCAACGCCGGATGGAGCCCACGCACCTTGGGCAGCCAGACACGCTCGAAGGGCAGGCCAAGCTGAAAGTAGAGCTGGCTGCTGTCCAGTTCGCTCATCAACCGCGGGGTTGGCTCGTAGGTCTCGACGCCCTGCCCCGGCGGCACCACCTGCAGCACTTTCACCCGCGAACCGGCCAGGCGTTCGAGCAAATACTTCTGCGGTGCGATGGCGACCGCCACCCGCAATTCAGCCACCGCGAACGAACTGGCCAGGAGCCACAAAAAAAACAGTGCAAAGCGGCGACCCATGCGTGGCCTTGACCCAAAAGTTTTCATTATATCCATTCACGAGATAAAGCCGTCGCCTTCGCCGATGGCGCACAGCGCATGCTCCTGAAAAAAATAAACCCCGACGGTCGCCGGGGTTTCATCGACAGCCGAACCGCACGGGCGCGGTCAGCGCAACGGGGGTCAGCCGAGATTCTGGTTGACGAACTCCCAGTTGACCAGCGACCAGAAGCCCTTCAGGTAATCGGGGCGGACGTTGCGATAGTCGATGTAGTAGGCATGTTCCCACAGATCGACCGTCAGCAGCGCGGTCAGGTTGGCATCGGTCAGCGGCGTGGCAGCGTTGCTGGTGTTGACGATGTCGAGTGATCCATCGGCCTTTTTGACCAGCCAGGTCCAGCTGGAACCGAAGTTGTTGACCGCCATGTCATTGAACTTGGCCTTGAAATCATCAAAGGAGCCGAACGCCTTGTTGATGGCCTCGGCAATCTTGCCGGTGGGCGCACCGCCACCTTTCGGGCTCAGGCTGTGCCAATAGAAGGTGTGGTTCCACACCTGCGCGGCATTGTTGAAGACACCGCCCGATGAACTCTTGATGATCTGTTCGAGCGTCTTGCCTTCGAACTCGGTGCCCTTGATCAGGCCGTTGAGCTTGTCGACATAGGTCTTGTGATGCTTGCCGTAGTGGAACTCCAGCGTCTCTTTGGAGATGTGCGGCTGCAGGGCATCCATCGCGTAGGGCAATTCTGGCAGGGTAAACTGGCTCATGCTGTGATTCTCCTTCGACTCACCAGTGGTTAATGGCCCAGCTATTGTATCAACTATCCCCCGCCATGGCGCCTGCCGATTCGATTGAGTGCCGCTGTCGCGCCAGCCCCCGTCAACCCAGTGCCTGCTGATAGCCACCGCTGGCCGAACGGCGCGAATTGGCGACATGCAGCGCGGCCTGGTTCACCGCCTGCGCCACCTTCTGCTCGAGTTCGGCGCGCTCCTGTGGCGAGAGGTAGAACAGAAAGTCCACCTCGTAGCGCAGATAGCGCGGCGGCAGGTGGTTGAGCGCGACACAGGCCACATCGGCCAGATAGTCGCTGTCGTTTTCGCTGCTGTTGAAGCCAAGGGTCTGCCGAATCTGTTCGACGACCAGCCGCTCGTAGACGTTGTGAACCGAGGCAAAGGGCGATTCTGC of the Pseudomonadales bacterium genome contains:
- a CDS encoding superoxide dismutase [Fe] (SodB; iron binding; present under aerobic and anaerobic conditions; destroys free radicals), whose protein sequence is MSQFTLPELPYAMDALQPHISKETLEFHYGKHHKTYVDKLNGLIKGTEFEGKTLEQIIKSSSGGVFNNAAQVWNHTFYWHSLSPKGGGAPTGKIAEAINKAFGSFDDFKAKFNDMAVNNFGSSWTWLVKKADGSLDIVNTSNAATPLTDANLTALLTVDLWEHAYYIDYRNVRPDYLKGFWSLVNWEFVNQNLG
- a CDS encoding late competence development ComFB family protein, whose amino-acid sequence is MFRAPPRPVSAESPFASVHNVYERLVVEQIRQTLGFNSSENDSDYLADVACVALNHLPPRYLRYEVDFLFYLSPQERAELEQKVAQAVNQAALHVANSRRSASGGYQQALG